A window of Thermus tengchongensis contains these coding sequences:
- a CDS encoding serine hydrolase domain-containing protein: MQGASRWLWAVGLILLSLAWAQVREGLDLGALNAFKARLEGEVAQGRLPGAVFLVARHGQVVYHEAVGYLDPQTRSPMTREAIFRIYSMTKPLTSALALALAEEGRLSLTDPIPLYLPEFREAKVGVEKPGPGGQPTLELVPASRPITVYDLLRHTSGITYGIFFDSLVKQEYRRMGADAVDQTPEEFLGKLSRLPLQFQPGTIWEYGNSTDLLGHLMERLTGKSLAQLLEERIFKPLGMADAGFLVPQEKQSRIAEPFAIDPFTRQPTPPALDVRRSPKRHSGGAGAVATALDYYRFLQALLNGGELGGRRILSPKSVALMTQDHLGPLYLPSLQRGAPYLPGPGYGFGLGVAVRLADGGSPLPGTAGDYYWGGLFGTYFFVDPKEKLIGVWMMQNPGGRTYYAQLFRSAVYASLR; encoded by the coding sequence ATGCAAGGCGCGAGCAGGTGGCTTTGGGCGGTAGGCCTTATCCTCCTGTCCCTGGCTTGGGCCCAAGTGCGGGAAGGGCTGGACCTCGGCGCTCTCAACGCCTTCAAGGCCCGCTTGGAGGGCGAGGTGGCCCAAGGAAGGCTTCCTGGAGCCGTGTTTCTGGTGGCACGGCACGGGCAAGTGGTCTATCACGAGGCCGTGGGCTACCTCGATCCCCAGACCCGCAGCCCCATGACCCGGGAGGCCATTTTTCGCATATATTCCATGACCAAACCCCTGACCTCAGCCTTGGCTCTAGCCTTGGCTGAAGAGGGGCGGCTCAGCCTCACTGATCCCATCCCCCTTTACCTTCCGGAGTTCCGCGAGGCGAAGGTAGGGGTGGAAAAACCAGGGCCAGGCGGTCAGCCTACCTTGGAACTCGTACCCGCTTCCCGTCCCATCACCGTCTACGACCTCCTCCGCCACACCTCGGGGATCACTTACGGCATCTTCTTTGACTCCCTGGTGAAGCAGGAGTACCGCAGGATGGGGGCCGACGCGGTGGACCAGACCCCAGAGGAATTTCTGGGCAAGCTGTCGCGCCTTCCCCTCCAGTTCCAGCCGGGCACGATCTGGGAGTACGGCAACTCCACCGACCTCCTGGGTCACCTCATGGAGCGCCTGACAGGCAAGAGCCTGGCGCAGCTTCTAGAGGAAAGGATCTTCAAACCCTTGGGCATGGCAGACGCGGGTTTCCTCGTGCCCCAGGAAAAGCAAAGTCGGATCGCGGAACCCTTTGCCATCGACCCCTTCACTAGGCAACCCACGCCTCCAGCCCTGGACGTGCGCCGATCCCCAAAGCGCCACTCGGGGGGTGCGGGCGCCGTGGCTACTGCCCTAGACTACTACCGCTTCCTGCAAGCCCTCCTCAACGGGGGAGAGCTGGGAGGAAGGCGCATTCTTTCCCCTAAAAGCGTCGCCCTGATGACCCAGGACCACCTGGGCCCCCTGTACCTGCCCTCCTTGCAACGGGGTGCACCCTACCTTCCCGGACCGGGGTACGGGTTCGGCCTCGGGGTGGCGGTGCGCCTGGCCGATGGCGGAAGCCCCCTCCCCGGAACCGCTGGCGATTATTACTGGGGAGGCCTTTTCGGAACATACTTCTTCGTGGACCCCAAAGAGAAGCTCATCGGGGTTTGGATGATGCAGAATCCAGGCGGGCGCACCTACTACGCCCAGCTCTTCCGGAGCGCCGTCTACGCCAGCCTTCGCTGA
- a CDS encoding gamma-glutamyltransferase family protein: MDLTHYPYPSRRHVVLGRRGAVATSQPLAALAGMEMLLKGGSAVDAAIAMAACLTVVEPTSNGIGGDLFAQVWDGKLHGLNASGKSPLALTPERVPEGGMPERGWLPVTVPGAVSGWRALHERWGRLPFAEVLAPAIRYAEEGFPVGPETARAWQRAEGVYLPLKGPEFRPFQEVFFPGGRAPRAGEVWHSPLHARTLREIAESYGESLYRGPLAEAIAGFSEATGGLLTREDLAAHSPEWVEPLAYTYRGLTVHELPPNGQGLAALLALALLEGFDLRPEDPLSYHLQIEAMRLALADAFRHVADPRFLELPPQALLAADYVAERRKLIGERALPQVLPGLRPEGTVYLAAADGEVMVSLIQSNYQGFGSGILIPGTGIALQNRGLGFSLEAGHPNRVGPGKRPYHTIIPGFLTREGRPLGPFGVMGGFMQPQGHVQVVLALAQGLNPQAALDRPRWQVVPGRGGDEVLLEPGIPQATAHFLKDLGHRVRYEVEYGFFGRGQVILREKGALVAASDPRAEGLALGW; this comes from the coding sequence ATGGACCTCACCCACTATCCCTACCCCTCCCGCCGCCATGTGGTGCTGGGTCGGCGGGGCGCGGTGGCCACCAGCCAGCCCTTAGCGGCCCTGGCGGGGATGGAGATGCTTCTCAAGGGGGGAAGCGCGGTGGACGCGGCCATCGCCATGGCCGCCTGCCTCACGGTGGTGGAACCCACCTCCAACGGCATCGGGGGGGACCTCTTCGCCCAGGTGTGGGACGGGAAGCTGCACGGCCTGAACGCCTCGGGGAAAAGCCCTTTGGCCCTCACCCCGGAAAGGGTGCCGGAGGGGGGGATGCCGGAGCGGGGCTGGCTCCCGGTGACGGTGCCGGGGGCGGTTTCGGGGTGGCGGGCCCTGCATGAGCGCTGGGGGAGGCTTCCCTTTGCCGAGGTGCTGGCCCCGGCCATCCGCTATGCGGAGGAGGGGTTTCCCGTGGGCCCGGAGACGGCACGTGCCTGGCAGCGGGCGGAGGGGGTTTACCTTCCCCTCAAGGGTCCCGAGTTCCGCCCCTTCCAGGAGGTCTTCTTTCCCGGAGGCCGGGCTCCCCGGGCGGGGGAGGTGTGGCATAGCCCCCTCCACGCCCGCACCCTGCGGGAGATTGCGGAAAGCTACGGGGAAAGCCTCTACCGGGGCCCCTTGGCGGAAGCCATCGCCGGGTTCAGCGAGGCCACCGGGGGTCTTCTGACGCGGGAGGATCTGGCGGCCCACAGCCCGGAATGGGTGGAACCCCTGGCCTACACCTACCGGGGGCTTACGGTGCACGAGCTTCCCCCCAACGGCCAAGGCCTCGCCGCCCTCCTGGCCCTGGCCCTCCTGGAGGGGTTCGACCTCAGGCCCGAGGACCCTCTCAGCTACCACCTGCAGATCGAGGCCATGCGCCTGGCCCTGGCGGACGCCTTCCGCCACGTGGCCGACCCCAGGTTCTTGGAGCTTCCTCCCCAGGCCCTCCTGGCCGCAGACTATGTGGCCGAACGCCGGAAGCTCATCGGGGAGCGGGCCCTGCCCCAGGTCCTCCCGGGGCTCAGGCCTGAGGGAACCGTGTACCTTGCGGCGGCGGACGGGGAGGTGATGGTGTCCCTCATCCAGTCCAACTACCAGGGTTTCGGCTCGGGAATCCTCATCCCGGGTACGGGCATCGCCCTGCAGAACCGGGGGCTGGGCTTCTCCCTGGAAGCGGGGCACCCCAACCGGGTGGGACCGGGGAAACGGCCCTACCACACCATCATCCCCGGCTTCCTCACCCGGGAGGGGAGGCCGCTGGGGCCCTTTGGGGTCATGGGGGGGTTCATGCAGCCCCAGGGGCACGTGCAGGTGGTCCTGGCCCTGGCCCAGGGCCTGAACCCCCAGGCCGCCTTGGACCGGCCCCGCTGGCAGGTGGTGCCGGGGCGGGGTGGGGACGAGGTGCTCTTGGAGCCCGGCATCCCTCAGGCCACGGCCCACTTCCTCAAGGACCTAGGGCACCGGGTGCGTTATGAGGTGGAGTACGGCTTCTTCGGGCGGGGCCAGGTGATTCTCCGGGAGAAGGGGGCCTTGGTGGCAGCCTCTGACCCCAGGGCCGAAGGGTTGGCCTTGGGGTGGTAG
- the fbp gene encoding fructose-1,6-bisphosphate aldolase/phosphatase — protein MKVTLSVLKADIGSVGGHTLPSRRVLARVEEVVREEVGRLLQDAHVFHIGDDIVLLLSHTHGVRHPSIHELAWKAFREGTQVAKEEGLYGAGQDLLKDAFTGNLHGLGPQVAEMEFEERPAEPFMVLAADKTEPGAFNLPLYLAFADPMYSSGLLLSSELRPGFRFRIMDLAQTERDSYIELDAPERLYDIAALLRDSHRFGIESIWSRRYGEIAAVVSTTRLRNIAGRYVGKDDPVAIVRTQKIFPATEEFGPPFALAPFVAGDTRGSHHLPLMPVKANTPASSFFCVPMVCGLVFSLREGRLSEPVDLFGDPVWDAVRARVVEKAQEMRRQGFYGPAMLPMEELEYTGIAERLRELEREFS, from the coding sequence ATGAAGGTCACGCTCAGCGTCCTCAAGGCCGACATTGGTTCCGTGGGAGGCCACACCCTACCGAGCCGCAGGGTCCTGGCCAGGGTAGAGGAGGTGGTGCGGGAGGAGGTGGGCCGCCTCCTTCAGGATGCCCATGTGTTTCATATCGGGGACGATATCGTCCTCCTCCTCTCGCACACCCACGGGGTTCGGCACCCCTCCATCCACGAGCTAGCGTGGAAGGCCTTCCGGGAAGGTACCCAGGTGGCCAAGGAGGAGGGGCTTTATGGAGCGGGACAGGACCTTTTGAAGGACGCCTTCACCGGTAACCTCCACGGCCTGGGGCCCCAGGTGGCGGAGATGGAGTTTGAGGAACGCCCCGCCGAGCCCTTCATGGTTCTGGCCGCCGATAAGACCGAGCCCGGGGCCTTCAACCTGCCCCTTTACCTGGCCTTTGCCGATCCCATGTACTCTTCGGGCCTCCTGCTCTCCTCGGAGTTGCGCCCGGGTTTCCGCTTCCGCATCATGGACCTGGCCCAGACAGAGAGGGATAGCTACATTGAGCTGGACGCCCCGGAAAGGCTCTATGACATCGCCGCTTTGCTCCGGGATTCCCACCGCTTTGGGATAGAGTCCATCTGGTCCCGGCGCTACGGGGAGATCGCCGCGGTGGTGAGCACCACCCGCTTGCGCAACATCGCCGGGCGCTACGTGGGTAAGGACGATCCCGTGGCTATCGTTCGCACCCAGAAGATCTTCCCCGCCACGGAGGAGTTCGGCCCCCCCTTTGCCCTGGCCCCCTTTGTGGCGGGGGACACCCGGGGAAGCCACCATCTGCCCCTCATGCCGGTCAAGGCCAACACCCCTGCCTCCAGCTTTTTCTGCGTGCCCATGGTGTGCGGGCTTGTCTTTTCCCTCAGGGAGGGAAGGCTCTCCGAGCCTGTGGATCTCTTTGGGGACCCCGTCTGGGATGCGGTGCGGGCTAGGGTGGTGGAGAAGGCCCAGGAGATGCGCCGCCAGGGCTTTTACGGCCCGGCCATGCTGCCCATGGAGGAGCTGGAGTACACGGGGATCGCCGAGCGGCTTAGGGAGTTGGAACGGGAGTTTTCCTAA
- the thiD gene encoding bifunctional hydroxymethylpyrimidine kinase/phosphomethylpyrimidine kinase codes for MQVALTIAGSDSGGGAGVQADLKTFFRFGVYGASALTLVTAQNTLGVQRLELLPPELVYAQIQSVAEDLPVHAAKTGALGDAAIVEAVAEAVARFRIAPLVVDPVMVAKGGDPLLAPGAVQALKARLFPLATLITPNRLEAEALLQRPIRTLREAEEAARDLLDLGPRAVLLKGGHLEGEEAVDLLATPEGVLAFRAPRVPTRHTHGTGCTLSAAIAALLALGKPLEGAVGEAKAYLTRALETAPGLGHGHGPLNHFA; via the coding sequence ATGCAGGTAGCGCTTACCATCGCCGGCTCCGACTCCGGGGGCGGGGCCGGGGTGCAGGCGGACCTCAAGACCTTCTTCCGCTTCGGGGTCTACGGGGCCAGCGCCCTCACCCTGGTCACCGCCCAGAACACCCTGGGGGTGCAAAGGCTGGAGCTCCTTCCCCCAGAGCTGGTCTATGCCCAGATCCAGAGCGTGGCCGAAGACCTCCCCGTCCACGCCGCCAAGACCGGGGCCTTGGGGGACGCCGCCATCGTGGAGGCCGTGGCCGAGGCGGTGGCCCGCTTCCGCATCGCGCCCTTGGTGGTGGACCCGGTGATGGTGGCCAAGGGCGGGGACCCCCTCCTGGCCCCGGGGGCGGTGCAGGCCCTGAAGGCCAGGCTCTTCCCCCTGGCGACCCTCATCACCCCCAACCGCCTGGAGGCCGAGGCCCTCCTGCAACGGCCCATCCGCACCCTGCGGGAGGCGGAGGAGGCGGCCCGGGATCTCTTGGACTTGGGCCCCCGGGCCGTCCTCCTCAAGGGGGGGCACCTGGAAGGGGAGGAGGCGGTGGACCTCCTGGCCACCCCCGAAGGGGTCCTCGCCTTCCGCGCCCCTAGGGTGCCCACGCGGCACACCCACGGCACCGGGTGCACCCTCTCCGCGGCCATCGCCGCCCTCCTGGCCTTGGGCAAGCCCCTCGAGGGGGCGGTGGGGGAGGCCAAGGCCTACCTCACCCGGGCCCTGGAGACCGCCCCCGGCCTGGGGCACGGACACGGCCCTCTGAACCACTTCGCCTAA
- a CDS encoding TetR/AcrR family transcriptional regulator: MVTTTKDRILEEAARLFTQKGYEATSVQDLAEALGLSKAALYHHFRSKEEILYEVSLLALRGLVEAGERALGEPDPKRALLAFMQGHARFFEENYPFFVTMLQGIQSLSPERRAQTVALRDRHEGNLRRILRWGMEEGAFRQVDVALAGRAILSMLNWMIRWFRPGGPLRAEEVARFYFELVLKGLEDGRS; encoded by the coding sequence ATGGTGACCACCACGAAGGACCGCATCCTGGAGGAAGCCGCAAGGCTCTTCACGCAAAAAGGCTACGAGGCCACCAGCGTCCAGGACCTGGCCGAGGCCCTGGGGCTTTCCAAGGCCGCCCTCTACCACCACTTTCGCAGCAAGGAGGAGATCCTCTACGAGGTGAGCCTCCTGGCCCTGCGGGGCCTGGTGGAAGCCGGGGAAAGGGCCCTCGGGGAGCCCGACCCCAAAAGGGCCCTCCTCGCCTTCATGCAGGGCCACGCCCGCTTCTTTGAGGAGAACTACCCCTTCTTCGTCACCATGCTCCAGGGCATCCAAAGCCTCTCCCCCGAGCGGCGGGCCCAGACGGTGGCCCTGCGCGACCGGCACGAGGGCAACCTGCGCCGGATCCTGCGCTGGGGAATGGAGGAAGGGGCCTTCCGCCAGGTGGACGTGGCCCTGGCCGGACGGGCCATCCTCTCCATGCTCAACTGGATGATCCGCTGGTTCCGCCCGGGAGGACCATTGCGGGCCGAGGAGGTGGCTCGGTTCTACTTTGAGCTTGTCCTAAAGGGGTTAGAAGATGGACGTTCCTGA
- a CDS encoding SDR family NAD(P)-dependent oxidoreductase, producing the protein MGRLEGKTILVTGAAHGIGRAALEVFAREGARLVAVDWEEEALSEAVAVLESEALAVPADVADPEGVERAFGEALEEFGALHGVAHFAGIAHAALSWNISLFDWERILRVNLTGSFLIGKKAGEIMRGGGLVLTGSVAALGAFGLAHYAASKAALLGLTRTLALELAPKGIRVNLLVPGLIETRMTAGLPAWSRDQEIEASPLKRAGRPEEVAYSALFLLSDEASFITGQALYVDGGRSLVGPGGLPPGFGRKEVA; encoded by the coding sequence ATGGGAAGGCTAGAGGGCAAGACCATCTTGGTGACGGGAGCGGCCCACGGCATCGGCCGGGCGGCCCTGGAGGTTTTCGCCCGGGAAGGGGCTAGGCTGGTGGCGGTGGATTGGGAAGAGGAAGCCCTCTCGGAAGCGGTGGCCGTCCTCGAAAGCGAAGCTTTGGCCGTGCCCGCGGACGTGGCCGATCCCGAGGGGGTGGAGAGGGCTTTTGGGGAGGCCTTGGAGGAGTTCGGGGCGCTCCACGGGGTGGCCCACTTCGCCGGCATCGCCCATGCGGCTCTTTCCTGGAATATCTCCCTATTCGACTGGGAGCGGATCCTGCGGGTCAACCTCACAGGGAGCTTCCTGATAGGCAAAAAGGCGGGGGAGATCATGCGGGGAGGGGGCCTGGTCCTCACCGGCTCGGTGGCGGCCCTGGGGGCCTTTGGCCTCGCCCACTACGCCGCCAGTAAGGCCGCCCTCTTGGGCCTTACCCGGACCCTAGCCCTGGAGCTTGCCCCCAAGGGCATCCGGGTGAACCTCCTGGTGCCGGGCCTCATCGAAACCCGGATGACCGCGGGCCTGCCCGCCTGGTCCCGGGACCAGGAAATCGAGGCCTCCCCTCTCAAGCGGGCCGGGCGCCCGGAGGAGGTGGCCTACTCGGCCCTTTTCCTCCTTTCAGATGAGGCCAGCTTTATCACCGGCCAGGCCCTCTACGTGGATGGGGGGCGGTCCCTCGTGGGGCCGGGGGGCCTGCCCCCAGGGTTCGGAAGGAAGGAGGTGGCATGA
- a CDS encoding MaoC family dehydratase — translation MPLYFEDFEVGQRFTTAGRTVTEADVVNFAGVSGDYNPIHTDAEFAKGTPFGQRIAHGLLVLSMFTGLRQRTGATDGTLIAWLEIRNYKFLKPVLIGDTIRGETEILEKRETSKPDRGIVVQRVRVLNQRDEVVQEGEFVTLIRRRP, via the coding sequence ATGCCCCTGTACTTTGAAGACTTTGAGGTCGGCCAGCGCTTCACCACGGCAGGGCGGACGGTTACCGAGGCGGACGTGGTGAACTTCGCGGGAGTGTCCGGGGACTACAACCCCATCCACACCGACGCGGAGTTCGCCAAGGGCACCCCCTTCGGCCAGCGCATCGCCCATGGGCTTCTGGTCCTTTCCATGTTCACCGGCCTGCGGCAGCGCACCGGGGCCACGGACGGCACCCTCATCGCCTGGCTGGAGATCCGCAACTACAAGTTTCTCAAGCCCGTCCTCATCGGCGACACCATCCGCGGGGAAACGGAAATCCTGGAGAAGCGGGAGACCTCCAAGCCCGACCGGGGAATCGTGGTCCAGCGGGTCCGGGTCCTCAACCAGCGGGACGAGGTGGTGCAAGAGGGGGAGTTCGTGACCCTGATCCGGAGGCGGCCTTGA
- a CDS encoding SDR family oxidoreductase: MFLEQFRLDGKVALVTGGSRGLGLEAALALKEAGAKVAVLARRASFFEEAKKHLGEALYLEGDVRDEGRLLEVVDQVERELGPLTILVNAAGISWGAPSWEMPVEKVREVLEVNLVGAFLASRAAARRMRERGYGKILHIASVAGLKGEPPEVLDAVGYAASKGGLVALTRDLAVKWGRFGIRVNALAPGFFPTRMTEKVLPRVEAHLQATLPLGRPGRPGELGGAVLFLASPASDYITGAVLPVDGGATAL; the protein is encoded by the coding sequence ATGTTCCTGGAGCAGTTTCGCCTGGACGGCAAAGTGGCCCTGGTAACCGGGGGGTCCCGGGGGCTGGGCCTCGAGGCCGCCCTGGCCCTCAAGGAGGCCGGGGCTAAGGTGGCGGTCCTGGCCCGGAGGGCCAGCTTCTTCGAGGAAGCCAAAAAGCACCTGGGGGAAGCCCTTTACCTGGAAGGGGATGTCCGGGACGAAGGGCGGCTTCTTGAGGTGGTGGACCAGGTGGAGCGGGAGCTCGGGCCCCTCACCATCCTGGTCAACGCCGCCGGCATCAGCTGGGGCGCCCCCTCCTGGGAGATGCCCGTGGAGAAGGTGCGGGAAGTGCTGGAGGTCAACCTGGTGGGAGCCTTCCTGGCCAGCCGCGCCGCCGCCCGGCGCATGCGGGAGCGGGGCTACGGCAAGATCCTCCACATCGCCTCCGTGGCCGGGCTCAAGGGGGAGCCCCCAGAGGTCCTGGACGCGGTGGGCTACGCCGCCTCCAAGGGCGGTCTCGTGGCCCTCACCCGGGACCTGGCGGTGAAGTGGGGCCGTTTCGGCATCCGGGTGAACGCCTTAGCCCCAGGCTTCTTCCCCACCCGCATGACGGAAAAGGTCCTCCCCCGGGTGGAGGCCCACCTCCAGGCCACCCTGCCCCTGGGGCGCCCGGGAAGGCCGGGAGAGCTGGGAGGGGCGGTGCTCTTCCTGGCAAGCCCGGCCTCGGACTACATCACCGGGGCGGTATTGCCCGTGGACGGAGGGGCCACGGCCCTTTGA
- a CDS encoding long-chain fatty acid--CoA ligase: MFPSTMMDEDLNLWDFLERAAELFPRKEVVSRLPTGEIHRTDYAEVYRRARRLMGGLKALGVGVGDRVATLGFNHFRHLEAYFAVPGMGAVLHTANPRLSPKEIAYILNHAEDKVLLFDPQLLPLVETLRPELKTVRHLVVMDEKAPEGYLAYEEVLGEEVDPVRVPERAACGMAYTTGTTGLPKGVVYSHRALVLHTLAAGLPDGSGLSERDVVLPVVPMFHVNAWCLPYAATLVGAKQVLPGPRLDPASLVELFDGEGVTFTAGVPTVWLALADHLEGTGHRLKTLKRLVVGGSAAPRSLVERFERMGIEVRQGYGLTETSPVVVQNFVKSHLEDLPWEEKIGLKAKTGLPIPLVRLRVADEAGRPVPRDGKAMGEVQLKGPWITGGYYRNEEASQSALTPDGWFRTGDIATWDEEGYLEIKDRLKDLIKSGGEWISSVDLENALMGHPKVKEAAVVAIPHPKWQERPLAVVVPRGEKPTEEELREHLLRAGFAKWQLPDAFVFVEEIPRTSAGKFLKRALREQYKDLFQGGG; the protein is encoded by the coding sequence ATGTTCCCCAGCACCATGATGGACGAGGACCTGAACCTTTGGGACTTCCTGGAGCGGGCGGCGGAGCTTTTCCCTCGGAAGGAGGTGGTTTCCCGCCTCCCCACGGGGGAGATCCACCGCACGGACTACGCTGAGGTCTACCGCCGGGCGCGGCGGCTCATGGGGGGCCTAAAGGCCCTGGGGGTGGGGGTGGGGGACCGGGTGGCCACCTTGGGGTTCAACCACTTCCGGCACCTGGAGGCCTACTTCGCCGTCCCCGGGATGGGGGCGGTGCTCCACACCGCCAACCCCCGCCTCTCCCCCAAGGAGATCGCCTACATCCTGAACCACGCGGAGGATAAGGTGCTCCTCTTTGACCCCCAGCTCCTCCCCTTGGTGGAAACCCTGAGGCCCGAGCTCAAGACCGTGCGCCACCTGGTGGTGATGGACGAGAAGGCGCCGGAAGGGTATCTGGCCTACGAGGAGGTCCTGGGGGAGGAGGTGGACCCGGTGCGGGTGCCCGAGCGGGCCGCCTGCGGCATGGCCTACACCACGGGGACCACTGGCCTGCCCAAGGGGGTGGTCTACAGCCACCGGGCCCTGGTCCTCCACACCCTGGCCGCGGGCCTTCCCGATGGGAGCGGCCTTTCGGAAAGGGATGTGGTCCTCCCCGTGGTGCCCATGTTCCATGTGAACGCCTGGTGCCTGCCCTACGCCGCCACCCTGGTGGGGGCCAAGCAGGTCCTGCCGGGGCCGCGGCTGGACCCCGCCTCCCTGGTGGAGCTCTTCGACGGGGAGGGGGTGACCTTCACCGCCGGGGTGCCCACGGTCTGGCTGGCCCTGGCCGACCACCTGGAGGGCACCGGCCACCGCCTCAAGACCCTGAAGCGCCTGGTGGTGGGGGGTAGCGCCGCCCCGAGAAGCCTGGTGGAACGGTTTGAGCGCATGGGGATCGAGGTGCGCCAGGGCTACGGCCTCACGGAAACCTCCCCGGTGGTGGTGCAGAACTTCGTGAAAAGCCACCTGGAGGACCTGCCCTGGGAAGAGAAGATCGGCCTCAAGGCCAAGACTGGCCTCCCCATCCCCCTGGTGCGCCTGCGGGTGGCGGACGAGGCGGGCCGCCCCGTGCCCAGGGATGGGAAAGCCATGGGGGAGGTCCAGCTGAAGGGACCCTGGATCACTGGGGGGTATTACCGGAACGAGGAGGCGAGCCAAAGCGCCCTCACCCCGGACGGCTGGTTCCGCACCGGGGACATAGCCACCTGGGACGAGGAGGGCTACCTGGAGATCAAGGACCGCCTCAAGGACCTCATCAAGTCCGGGGGGGAGTGGATCTCCAGCGTGGACCTGGAAAACGCCCTCATGGGCCACCCCAAGGTGAAGGAGGCGGCGGTGGTGGCCATCCCCCACCCCAAATGGCAGGAAAGGCCCCTGGCGGTGGTGGTGCCCCGGGGGGAAAAGCCTACGGAAGAGGAGCTTAGGGAGCACCTCCTGCGGGCAGGGTTCGCCAAGTGGCAGCTCCCGGATGCCTTCGTCTTCGTGGAGGAAATCCCCAGGACCAGCGCGGGCAAGTTCCTCAAGCGGGCCCTGAGGGAGCAGTACAAGGACCTTTTCCAAGGGGGTGGCTGA
- a CDS encoding acyl-CoA dehydrogenase family protein encodes MDVPEHKEIRQLARRFLEEAGPALAEYEAREAFPWPLVRRMGELGFLGVFVPEELGGAGLDFWAYIALLEELGGYASLRSILSVQQSLVLTPLLAYGTQDQKERYVPRLARGEVLGAYGLTEPEAGSDAGSLRTRAYRDGDHYVLEGQKTFISHANVAEVFLIFAKTDPEKGNKGITAFLVERKDGVRTTPLKGKLGLKAADTGMVFLEGVRVPQDRVLGKEGEGFKIAMATLDTGRISLAAGAVGLMQRALDLSLGYAKERHQFGRPIASFQLVQAHLAQMKLDLEASRLLTYQAVAKKLRGERYTLEASMAKLFASEAANRVAYRAIQVHGGYGFFEEYEVARLYRDARILTLYEGTSEIQRLVIGAHLTGVRAFS; translated from the coding sequence ATGGACGTTCCTGAACACAAGGAAATCCGTCAGCTGGCCCGGCGCTTCCTGGAAGAGGCAGGCCCCGCCTTGGCGGAATACGAGGCGAGGGAAGCCTTCCCTTGGCCCCTGGTGCGGCGCATGGGGGAGCTGGGCTTCCTGGGGGTCTTCGTGCCCGAAGAGCTCGGGGGAGCCGGGTTGGACTTCTGGGCCTACATCGCCCTCCTGGAGGAGCTGGGAGGCTACGCCTCCTTACGCTCCATCCTCTCCGTGCAACAAAGCCTGGTCCTCACCCCTCTCTTGGCCTACGGTACCCAGGACCAGAAGGAACGGTATGTGCCCAGGTTAGCGCGGGGAGAGGTCCTTGGCGCCTACGGGCTCACGGAGCCCGAGGCCGGGTCGGACGCGGGAAGCCTACGGACCCGGGCCTACCGGGACGGGGACCACTATGTGCTGGAAGGGCAGAAGACCTTCATCTCCCACGCCAACGTGGCGGAGGTCTTTCTCATTTTTGCTAAAACCGACCCCGAAAAGGGCAATAAGGGCATCACCGCCTTTTTGGTGGAGCGGAAAGACGGCGTGCGCACCACCCCCCTCAAGGGCAAGCTGGGCCTGAAGGCGGCGGATACGGGGATGGTCTTCCTGGAAGGGGTGCGGGTGCCCCAGGACCGGGTTCTGGGGAAGGAAGGGGAGGGCTTCAAAATCGCCATGGCCACCCTGGACACGGGGCGCATCTCCCTAGCGGCAGGAGCGGTGGGGCTGATGCAACGGGCCTTGGACCTGTCCCTAGGCTACGCCAAGGAAAGGCACCAGTTCGGACGGCCCATCGCCAGCTTCCAGCTGGTCCAGGCCCACCTGGCCCAGATGAAGCTGGACCTGGAAGCCAGCCGCCTCCTCACCTACCAGGCGGTGGCCAAGAAGCTACGGGGGGAGAGGTACACCTTGGAGGCAAGCATGGCCAAGCTCTTCGCCTCCGAGGCCGCCAACCGCGTGGCCTACCGGGCCATCCAGGTCCACGGGGGCTATGGCTTTTTCGAAGAGTATGAGGTGGCAAGGCTCTATCGGGACGCCCGCATCCTCACCCTCTACGAGGGCACGAGCGAGATCCAAAGGCTGGTGATCGGGGCCCACCTCACGGGGGTAAGGGCCTTCAGCTAA
- a CDS encoding PaaI family thioesterase, whose translation MSPFARWFQAEVRRREGGEAELLLPVREEFLQGQGLVHGGILAALLDSALGQAVESLGVKVVTAELSVNYLRPVREGVLLARGFVVHAGKRLFHAAGEAWLEGERVAFAKGTFYRVDGG comes from the coding sequence TTGAGCCCCTTCGCCCGTTGGTTCCAAGCCGAGGTCCGAAGGCGGGAAGGAGGGGAGGCCGAGCTCCTCCTGCCCGTACGGGAGGAGTTCTTGCAGGGCCAAGGCCTGGTGCACGGGGGGATCCTGGCTGCCCTCCTGGACAGCGCCCTTGGGCAGGCGGTGGAGAGCCTGGGGGTCAAGGTGGTCACCGCCGAACTCTCCGTGAACTACCTGAGGCCGGTGCGGGAGGGGGTGCTTTTGGCCCGGGGCTTCGTGGTGCACGCGGGAAAAAGGCTTTTTCACGCTGCAGGAGAAGCCTGGTTGGAGGGGGAGCGGGTGGCCTTCGCCAAGGGCACCTTCTACCGGGTGGACGGGGGGTAA